ATTGATAACTAATTTTTGCAAAGCCTAACCTTATTCTGATTTTTGACAGCTCGATATGAATGCTAAATATATAGTAATAGAAGGTAATATTGGTTCGGGCAAGACTTCGCTTGCCACCATGTTATCGCAGTATTATCAATGTAATTTAGTATTAGAAGAATTTGCCGATAATTCCTTTTTACCGAGGTTTTACGAACACCCTGAGCGGTGGGCATTTCCGCTCGAGATGAGTTTTCTGGCCGACCGTTATCATCAAATGAAAAAAGTATTTGACCACAGCAGGCATCACGATTTTAAAGTGGTTAGTGATTACCTCTTGGATAAGTCCTATATTTTCGCAAAAAATAATCTGGCACAAAACGAATGGTTGCTCTACGAAAATTTTTTTGAAATCATCAGTCAGCATATGCCAAAGCCAGATATATTGGTGTACCTTAGCAATACCGCGGAGGGTTTACTTAAAAATATAAAAAAACGTGGCCGTGGCTATGAACAGAAAATAGCAGCAGGATATCTTGAAAATATTGATCAGGGATACCGAAATTTTATGGCCAAACATCCCGAATTAAACATTTTAGTAATAGAATCTCAAGAATTAGACTTTGTAAATGAGCCTCAACATTTTGAAGAAATACGCGTTTCCTTAGAAAAATCGCTCGTTGATAATCAAAAAACCTTATTTCCTCATATTTAATGTTTGGTGATAAATTAAAAAGAATTATTATTGCAAGGATTTTATAAAAAACTTATCAACAGGTAGTTTTTTATCCTCTATTCTAAAACGGTTTATAAATTCGTAACTTATTCCTAAGAAAAATTAACGTATGAGCATAAAGCAAAACGGCAAGTTAACAGCACAGCTAGTAGCAATATTATTAATAATTAATCAGTTTGCTACGGCACAAGACCCTGCGTATTCGTTACCCAATCCCAAGAAATTCGACCGCTTTTCATTTAGTATCCTTGGAGGCATGTCTGCCTTGCATAGCGATATAAAACATAAAAAAGAGGCCAACAGTAGCTTAAGTCAAATGGTTTTAAACCCGGCTTTCGGCTTTCAGTTTGGCTATCAACTTACGTATACCATTGGCTTGCGTATGCGTGGCTTTGTCACCGAA
This region of Bacteroidota bacterium genomic DNA includes:
- a CDS encoding deoxynucleoside kinase, which produces MNAKYIVIEGNIGSGKTSLATMLSQYYQCNLVLEEFADNSFLPRFYEHPERWAFPLEMSFLADRYHQMKKVFDHSRHHDFKVVSDYLLDKSYIFAKNNLAQNEWLLYENFFEIISQHMPKPDILVYLSNTAEGLLKNIKKRGRGYEQKIAAGYLENIDQGYRNFMAKHPELNILVIESQELDFVNEPQHFEEIRVSLEKSLVDNQKTLFPHI